One genomic region from Pagrus major chromosome 24, Pma_NU_1.0 encodes:
- the LOC141020483 gene encoding protein NLRC3-like: MAIETGRFLLFGDDGGGFEAGGDSLEEEGQVKYVHENSHQRVGAGPQDLSTYAKQASCLVWLHRVDQESSEVPRGPSAQQHQTHLDSIFMLLEEDIVTFVKNELKKVQKVLTSDYPECLESQREDEEVLDGEDEEQRRSSREAFLKITLHFLRRMKQEELADCLQSRSHSGVCQRKLKSNLKEKFQCVFEGIAKAGNPTLLNQIYTELYITEGGTAEVNDEHEVRQIEAASRKPDRPETTVRQEDIFKASPGRDEPIRTVMTKGVAGIGKTVLTQKFTLDWAEDKANQDIQFTFPFTFRELNVLKEKKFSLVELVHHFFTETKEICSFEEFQVVFIFDGLDECRPPLDFHKTEILTDVTESTSVDMLLTNLIRGNLLPSARLWITTRPAAANQIPPGCVDMVTEVRGFTDPQKEEYFRKRFRDEEQATRIISHIKTSRSLHIMCHIPVFCWITATVLEDVLKTREAGELPKTLTEMYIHFLVVQSKVKNVKYDGGAETDSHWTPESRKMIESLGKLAFDQLQKGNLIFYESDLTECGIDIRAASVYSGVFTQIFKEERGLYQDKVFCFVHLSVQEFLAALHVHLTFINSGVNLMSEEQTTDHQSAETRLYQRAVDEALQSPNGHLDLFLRFLLGLSLQTNQTLLQGLQTQTGSSSQTNQETVGYIKNKFEETLPAERSINLFHCLNELNDRSLVEEIQQYLRSGSLSTNKLSPAQWSALVFILLSSAEDLDVFDLKKYSASEEALLRLLPVVKASNKVLLSGCNLSERSCEALSSVLSSQSSSLRELDLSNNNLQDSGVKLLSAELKSSHCVLETLRFSACHLSERSCEALSSVLSSQSSSLRELDLSNNNLQDSGVKLLSAELKSSHCVLETLRVEPAGVRWLTPGLRKYSCELTVDTNTVSRDIKLSDNNRKMTSVKEVQSYPDHPERFEIYWPQLLCRTGLTGRCYWEVEWRGAVSISVSYRRISRKGDRDCVFGANDQSWSLICFDDGRFSVWHNKRRTDISSSSSSSFSSSSSSSSSSSSSSGRVAVYVDCPAGTLSFYRVSSDSLILLHTFSTTFTEPLYPGFGLFGSSSGSSSVCLCGV; the protein is encoded by the exons ATGGCTATTGAGACTGGCCGCTTTCTGCTGTTtggggatgatggtggtggatTTGAAGCTGGTGGGGACAGTCTGGAGGAAGAGGGACAGGTGAAATATGTCCATGAAAACTCCCACCAGCGGGTGGGCGCAGGTCCTCAGGACTTGTCCACGTATGCCAAGCAGGCCAGCTGCCTTGTGTGG ctccacagagtcgaccaggagagctcagaggttccCAGAGGTCCGTCTgcccagcagcatcaaacacacctggactccatatttaTG ctgctggaggaggacattgtcacttttgtgaagaacgagctgaagaaggtCCAGAAGGTTCTGACTtcagattacccagaatgcttagagagtcagagggaggatgaggaggtgttggatggtgaggatgaagagcagaggaggagcagcagagaggcatttctgaagatcacacttcacttcctgaggagaatgaagcaggaggagctggctgactgtctgcagagca gaaGTCATTCTGGAGTTTGTCAGCGTAAACTTAAATCTAACCTGAAGgagaagttccagtgtgtgtttgaggggatcgctaaagcaggaaacccaacccttctgaatcagatctacacagagctctacatcacagagggagggactgcagaggtcaatgatgaacatgaggtcagacagattgaagcagcatccaggaaaccagacagaccagaaacaacagtcagacaagaagacatctttaaagcctcacctggaagagatgaaccaatcagaacagtgatgacaaagggagtggctggcatcgggaaaacagtcttaacacagaagttcactctggactgggctgaagacaaagccaaccaggacatacagttcacatttccattcactttcagagagctgaatgtgctgaaagagaaaaagttcagcttggtggagcttgttcatcacttcttcactgaaaccaaagaaatctgcagctttgaagagttccaggttgtgttcatctttgacggtctggatgagtgtcgacctcctctggacttccacaaaactgagatcctgactgatgttacagagtccacctcagtggatatgctgctgacaaacctcatcaggggaaacctgcttccctctgctcgcctctggataaccacacgacctgcagcagccaatcagatccctcctgggtgtgttgacatggtgacagaggtcagagggttcactgacccacagaaggaggagtacttcaggaagaggttcagagatgaggagcaggccaccagaatcatctcccacatcaagacatcacgaagcctccacatcatgtgccacatcccagtcttctgctggatcactgctacagttctggaggatgtgttgaagaccagagaggcaggagagctgcccaagaccctgactgagatgtacatccacttcctggtggttcagtccaaagtgaagaacgtcaagtatgatggaggagctgagacagattcacactggactccagagagcaggaagatgattgagtctctgggaaaactggcttttgatcagctgcagaaaggaaacctgatcttctatgaatcagacctgacagagtgtggcatcgatatcagagcagcctcagtgtactcaggagtgttcacacagatctttaaagaggagagaggactgtaccaggacaaggtgttctgcttcgtccatctgagtgttcaggagtttctggctgctcttcatgtccatctgacattcatcaactctggagtcaatctCATGTCAGAAGAACAAACAACAGACCATCAATCTGCAGAGACACGTCTCTACCAGAGagctgtggacgaggccttacagagtccaaatggacaccttgacctgttcctccgcttcctcctgggtctttcactgcagaccaatcagactctcctacaaggtctgcagacacagacaggaagtagttcacagaccaatcaggaaacagtcGGTTACATCAAAAATAAGTTTGAAGAGACTCTGcctgcagagagaagcatcaatctgttccactgtctgaatgaactgaacgaCCGTTCTCTcgtggaggagatccaacagtacctgagatcaggaagtctctccacaaataaactgtctcctgctcagtggtcagctctggtcttcatcttactgtcatcagcagaagatctggacgtgtttgacctgaagaaatactctgcttcagaggaggctcttctgaggctgctgccagtggtcaaagcctccaacaaagttCT actgagtggctgtaatctctcagagagaagctgtgaagctctgtcctcagttctcagctcccagtcctctagtctgagagagctggacctgagtaacaacaacctgcaggattcaggagtgaagctactttctgctgaactgaagagttcacactgtgtccttgaaactctcag GTTCAGTGCCTGtcacctctcagagagaagctgtgaagctctgtcctcagttctcagctcccagtcctctagtctgagagagctggacctgagtaacaacaacctgcaggattcaggagtgaagctactttctgctgaactgaagagttcacactgtgtccttgaaactctcag ggtggagcctgctggagtccgatggttgacaccaggtctgaggaagt attcctgtgagctcacagtcgacacaaacacagtcagcagagacatcaaactgtctgacaacaacaggaagatgacAAGTGTGAAGGAGGTTCAAtcatatcctgatcatccagagaggtttgagaTCTACtggcctcagctgctgtgtagaactggtctgactggtcgctgttactgggaggtcgagtggagaggagctgtttctatatcagtgagttacagaagaATCAGCAGGAAAGGAGACAGAGACTGTGTGTTTGGAGCGAAtgatcagtcctggagtctgatcTGCTTTGATGATGGTCGTTTCTCTGTCTGGCACAATAAGAGAAGAACagacatctcctcctcctcctcctcctccttctcctcctcctcctcctcctcctcctcctcctcctcctcctctggtagagtagcagtgtatgtggactgtcctgctggcactctgtccttctacagagtctcctctgactcactgatcctcctccacaccttcagcaccacattcactgaacctctttatcctggattTGGGCTCTTCGGGTCCAGTTCTGGttcctcctcagtgtgtctgtgtggtgtttag